In Erigeron canadensis isolate Cc75 chromosome 1, C_canadensis_v1, whole genome shotgun sequence, a single window of DNA contains:
- the LOC122585381 gene encoding uncharacterized protein LOC122585381: protein MASSSPPISLSDNTHLIPLSDAHSSLSSVIYDLSQQVQAGMENMLKMITEIDHSSGGIIEDIEKCRESALERKRNLEDDKERFQKAAYSVLDMLNNRDRS from the exons ATGGCGTCCTCTTCACCGCCGATTTCACTTTCCGATAACACGCACCTCATTCCACTCTCCGACGCCCACTCCTCTCTTTCCTCTGTCATCTACG ATCTTTCGCAGCAAGTGCAAGCTGGGATGGAAAATATGCTTAAGATGATCAC TGAAATTGACCATAGCTCTGGTGGAATAATAGAAGACATTGAGAAATGCAGAGAGTCTGCTCTTGAGAGGAAAAGAAATTTAGAGGATGACAAAGAGCGTTTCCAGAAAGCAGCTTACTCTGTGTTAGACATGCTGAATAACAGGGATCGTAGCTAA
- the LOC122585380 gene encoding potassium channel KAT3-like, with protein sequence MREKSSETRSPMPLLYRRHSSGDFMNNLASVSSSLLPAFGTVIGGDSPPLKKYVIAPYDRRYRWWQAFLVVLVIYSAWSSPFELAFKKVATSSLLYVDLAVDFFFVGDIILTFFVAYLDKSTYLLVDDHKKIATRYVTHMMFPMDVASTLPFQTIYRIFTGKLHRGEVFGFLNLLRLWRLRRVSELFSRLEKDTRFSYFGTRTLKLVFVTLFAVHSAGCFYYWIATHHEPSDHTWIGSINGNFEDRSIWLGYTYSMYWSIVTLTTVGYGDLHAVNTGEKVFNIFYMLFNIGLTSYLIGNMTNLVVHSAVKTFALRDSINEILRYASKNRLPEGLKEQMLAHTQLKFKTAELQQEEVLEDLPKAIRSSIAQHLFRKTVEKTYLFKGISEDLSRQLVTDLKAEYFPPKVEVILQNEIPTDFYIVVSGAMEVLTHKNGMEQYLLKLGPMDMFGEIGVFFNIPQPFTVRSKKLSQVVRISHHHFKQLVQPLDEDGKTIMSNFTQYLKDLKKEVQNEMPLLTELLMDLNIEQTTPIGESKNHEASNYGREDREGTPTSVLSNTFPLRVVIHGHHPNEEEPDRKMTGKLVHLPESIEELFNLAEKKFGRRGTMILMSDASQVEDLNALREDDHLYIS encoded by the exons ATGAGAGAAAAGTCATCAGAAACTCGCTCTCCGATGCCATTGTTATACCGGAGGCATTCGAGTGGGGATTTCATGAACAACTTGGCATCAGTGTCGAGCAGTCTCTTACCAGCTTTCGGAACTGTTATTGGTGGCGACTCTCCTCCTCTTAAGAAATATGTCATTGCTCCTTATGATCGTCGCTATCG GTGGTGGCAAGCATTTCTAGTGGTATTAGTTATATACTCGGCATGGTCGTCACCATTTGAGCTAGCTTTTAAAAAGGTGGCTACAAGCTCTCTCCTTTATGTAGATTTGGCTGTCGACTTTTTTTTTGTCGGCGACATTATCTTAACTTTCTTCGTGGCATACTTGGATAAGTCAACATATCTGCTCGTTGATGATCATAAAAAGATAGCCACAAG GTACGTTACCCATATGATGTTCCCAATGGATGTGGCATCAACACTGCCATTTCAAACGATATACCGAATCTTTACTGGAAAGCTGCACCGTGGGGAGGTCTTTGGGTTTCTTAATCTGCTAAGGTTGTGGCGGCTAAGGCGTGTTAGCGAGCTCTTCTCAAG GCTAGAAAAGGATACACGCTTCAGCTACTTTGGGACAAGAACCCTCAAACTTGTATTT GTAACACTATTTGCAGTACACTCAGCTGGCTGCTTCTACTACTGGATAGCCACTCATCATGAACCCTCAGATCATACATGGATTGGATCTATTAATGGCAACTTCGAGGATAGAAGCATTTGGCTGGGATACACCTATTCAATGTACTGGTCAATTGTGACCCTTACTACAGTGGGCTATGGAGATTTGCATGCAGTAAATACAGGAGAGAAGGTGTTCAATATCTTTTATATGTTGTTCAACATCGGACTCACTTCTTATCTAATCGGTAACATGACCAATCTAGTCGTCCATAGTGCTGTCAAAACTTTTGCCTTG AGGGATTCGATCAATGAGATCTTAAGATATGCAAGCAAGAACAGACTTCCTGAAGGGttgaaagaacaaatgttggcaCACACGCAACTTAAGTTCAAGACAGCTGAACTGCAGCAAGAAGAAGTTCTAGAGGACCTACCAAAAGCGATTAGATCTAGCATTGCCCAACATCTATTCCGAAAAACCGTTGAGAAGACGTATCTCTTTAAAGGCATTTCAGAAGACCTCAGCAGGCAGTTG GTTACAGATTTGAAAGCAGAATACTTTCCACCCAAGGTTGAAGTTATACTACAAAATGAGATACCAACAGATTTCTATATTGTAGTATCTGGAGCCATG GAGGTGCTGACACACAAAAATGGAATGGAGCAG TACTTATTAAAATTAGGCCCGATGGATATGTTTGGGGAAATTGGGGTGTTCTTCAACATCCCCCAACCATTCACAGTGAGAAGCAAGAAACTTTCTCAGGTAGTCCGGATTAGTCATCATCACTTTAAGCAACTAGTGCAGCCACTTGATGAAGACGGAAAGACAATAATGTCAAACTTCACACAG TATCTGAAGGACTTAAAGAAGGAGGTGCAAAATGAGATGCCATTATTGACAGAGCTTCTGATGGACTTGAATATTGAG CAAACCACCCCAATTGGCGAATCAAAAAACCATGAAGCCTCAAACTATGGCCGAGAAGATAGAGAAG GAACACCCACTTCTGTACTTTCAAACACATTTCCCTTAAGGGTTGTAATCCATGGCCACCATCCAAATGAGGAAGAACCAGACAGAAAAATGACAGGAAAACTTGTCCACCTACCAGAATCAATAGAGGAACTTTTTAACTTAGCAG AGAAGAAGTTTGGACGAAGAGGAACCATGATTCTCATGTCTGATGCATCTCAAGTGGAAGATCTTAATGCTTTAAGAGAGGATGACCACTTGTATATATCATGA
- the LOC122581599 gene encoding rhomboid-like protein 11, chloroplastic — translation MSEMTVMSNHFFNKPPLSSSSCKVMPMIMILNNTNNNNYKPLNFDCNPRYVSRMFNRPVIVHRLLRSRLLCTMKDSDMISQLELGKPGERKKQDKQVNGVFWILLINIGIFIADHVFQVRDIKALYLYHNFPVWYQFVTSTFCHANWNHLSSNLFFLYIFGKLVEEEEGNFGLWLSYILTGAGANLVSWLVLPRNAVSLGASGAVFGLFAISVLVKLSFDWRKILEVLILGQFVIERVMEAAQASTSFASSNSALQNVNHIAHLSGALVGATLVWILSRVPSSPADQDK, via the exons ATGTCGGAAATGACAGTTATGAGTAACCACTTTTTCAACAAACCAcccttatcatcatcatcatgtaaAGTTATGCCTATGATAATGATacttaataatactaataataataattacaaaccCTTAAATTTTGATTGCAATCCTCGATATGTTTCTCGTATGTTCAATCGCCCTGTTATCGTTCACCGGCTTCTACGATCTCGGCTTCTTTGCACGATGAAAGATTCTG ATATGATATCACAGCTGGAGCTTGGAAAACCGGGAGAAAGAAAGAAGCAAGACAAGCAAGTAAATGGGGTATTCTGGATTCTACTAATTAATATCGGAATATTCATAGCAGACCATGTATTTCAG GTTCGTGACATTAAAGCTTTGTATTTATACCACAATTTTCCTGTTTGGTACCAGTTTGTGACATCAACTTTCTGTCATGCGAATTG GAATCATCTGTCTAGCAACCTtttcttcttatatatatttg GAAAGCTTGTCGAAGAAGAGGAAGGAAATTTTGGGTTGTGGCTATCGTATATCCTAACGGGTGCTGGGGCAAATCTTGTTTCATGGCTTGTACTCCCAAGAAATGCCGTCTCTCTTGGAGCCTCTGGTGCTGTATTTGGTCTCTTTGCAATTAGTGTTCTTGTTAAG CTCTCTTTTGACTGGAGGAAGATTCTTGAAGTACTTATATTGGGTCAGTTTGTTATCGAAAGG GTGATGGAAGCAGCCCAAGCTTCAACAAGTTTTGCAAGCAGTAACAGTGCTCTACAGAATGTTAATCACATAGCTCATCTCTCTGGCGCTCTTGTTGGTGCAACTTTGGTATGGATCCTTAGCAGAGTTCCATCCTCTCCTGCAGACCAAGACAAATGA
- the LOC122597148 gene encoding protein sym-1-like gives MLKIWKWYKKCLGVHPVKTQVISSGFIWGLGDLAAQAVTRATAYRKKYIFLSDDDRDLRINWRRVVTTSLFGMVFVGPIGHFWYEGLDRFLMIKLQYPPKSMRFVATKVALDGIIFGPVDLFVFFAYMGFASGKNVSQVKEEVKRDFLPALIVEGGIWPIVQVVNFRFIPVRYQLLYVNLFCLLDSCFLSWLEQQQDAAWKQWFKTFSFERYKRRDG, from the exons atgttgaaaatatggaaATGGTATAAGAAATGTTTGGGTGTACATCCGGTGAAAACACAAGTAATCAGCTCAGGTTTCATTTGGGGTCTTGGAGATCTTGCTGCTCAGGCTGTTACCCGTGCCACCGCTTACCGCAAGAAATACATTTTTCTTTCC GACGATGATAGAGATTTACGTATAAATTGGAGACGAGTGGTTACCACAAGCCTTTTCGGGATGGTATTTGTTGGGCCTATTGGCCATTTCTG GTATGAAGGTCTAGATCGGTTTTTAATGATTAAACTTCAGTATCCTCCAAAATCCATGCGATTTGTAGCTACAAAAGTAGCACTTGACGGGATCATTTTTGGCCCGGTGGATCTATTTGTTTTCTTCGCTTACATGGGTTTTGCATCTGGTAAAAACGTTAGTCAAGTTAAGGAGGAAGTGAAACGAGATTTCCTTCCAGCATTAATAGTAGAAGGGGGGATATGGCCAATCGTTCAAGTGGTCAACTTTCGGTTCATACCAGTGAGATACCAACTTCTTTATGTAAATCTTTTTTGCTTGTTGGATAGCTGTTTTCTTTCATGGCTTGAGCAGCAACAGGATGCTGCTTGGAAACAATGGTTTAAAACGTTTTCTTTTGAAAGATATAAACGTCGGGATGGATGA
- the LOC122597138 gene encoding pentatricopeptide repeat-containing protein At2g48000-like — protein sequence MVLLQLRGLSSAKLLHKSTMLFHQHSHTITTISNPTSNNLLQRLISDPISRIKTTLNDSDTLNNKSDTPPWDSLLISLHSSSPHKAQLVLEWRLEKLLKEDERNHNAYSDLIHLCGKIRNPQTAMSVFTSMENQGVKPNAAILHSLISAHLSSGNVITALSIFEIMQNSDDYKPTACTYNLFISAFAKLGNHKVMLAWYSAKMASGFLANRDTYDALILGSVKLKRFEDADRFYGEMLAAGIKPNTSVLYNMLVRLCEQKDLVKIREFLMGILDHKWEINEKITEKLVGFYRELELMEELEWLLVAFTKACYTQDLDIISHVHNGLIQIYSKLDRLDDMEYSIGRMLKQGVLFRSHKDVEQVLCSYFRRGAYDRLDVFLEFMKSSHKLSRSTYELLVAGYRRAGLYDKVDLVIKELNQEL from the exons ATGGTGTTACTTCAATTAAGAGGTTTATCATCAGCCAAACTGCTGCACAAGAGTACGATGTTATTTCATCAGCATTCCCATACAATTACAACTATATCAAACCCTACTAGTAATAATTTGTTACAGAGACTGATTAGTGACCCTATTTCTAGAATTAAAACAACACTTAATGATTCAGATACACTCAACAACAAATCAGACACTCCTCCGTGGGATTCACTCCTGATTTCTCTTCATTCTTCTTCCCCTCACAAAGCTCAACTT gttcttgaatggagattaGAGAAGTTGCTAAAAGAAGACGAGAGAAACCACAACGCTTACTCAGATTTGATACATCTCTGTGGAAAGATCCGAAACCCGCAAACAGCAATGTCTGTTTTCACTTCAATGGAAAATCAAGGTGTAAAGCCAAATGCTGCCATTCTCCACTCCCTAATATCTGCTCACTTATCTTCAGGCAATGTGATCACTGCACTTAGCATTTTTGAAATAATGCAGAACTCCGATGACTACAAACCTACTGCTTGCACTTACAATCTGTTCATTTCTGCATTTGCTAAACTGGGAAATCATAAGGTAATGCTAGCTTGGTACTCAGCCAAGATGGCTTCTGGCTTTTTAGCCAATAGAGACACGTATGACGCTCTTATATTAGGTTCTGTAAAGTTAAAACGATTTGAAGATGCTGATAGATTTTACGGAGAAATGTTAGCAGCAGGAATCAAGCCTAACACATCGGTGTTATATAATATGCTTGTTAGGTTGTGTGAGCAAAAAGATTTGGTTAAGATCAGAGAGTTTTTGATGGGTATATTGGATCATAAATGGGAGATCAATGAGAAGATAACTGAGAAGCTTGTTGGGTTTTATCGTGAATTAGAATTAATGGAAGAATTGGAGTGGTTGCTAGTTGCATTCACAAAGGCATGCTATACTCAAGATTTAGACATTATATCTCACGTTCACAATGGTTTGATTCAGATTTATTCTAAATTAGATAGATTAGATGATATGGAATACTCTATTGGCAGGATGTTGAAACAAGGGGTGCTTTTTAGGTCCCATAAAGATGTTGAACAGGTGCTCTGTTCTTATTTTCGTAGGGGTGCATATGATAGACTAGATGTATTCTTGGAGTTTATGAAGTCTTCACATAAGCTTTCAAGATCCACTTATGAGTTACTGGTTGCTGGTTACCGTAGAGCTGGGTTGTATGATAAGGTCGATTTGGTGATCAAAGAGTTGAACCAAGAACTATAA